Proteins encoded within one genomic window of Aerosakkonema funiforme FACHB-1375:
- the dcd gene encoding dCTP deaminase gives MIKNDIWITEMAQKGMISPFEPKLIREVEGNSALPLRPVISYGLSSYGYDIRLSPVEFRIFRHIPGTVVDPKNFNSQNLERTQLHTDASGSYFILPAHSYGLGVALEKLEVPENITVICIGKSTYARCGIIANLTPAEAAWRGHLTLEFSNSSSADCRIYANEGVVQLLFLAGEPCAISYDTRQGKYQDQAEVVTLARV, from the coding sequence GTGATTAAGAACGATATCTGGATTACTGAAATGGCTCAAAAGGGAATGATTTCCCCCTTTGAGCCAAAATTAATCCGAGAAGTAGAAGGAAACTCAGCTTTACCGTTACGTCCTGTCATCAGCTACGGTCTTTCTTCTTATGGCTACGACATACGTCTCTCTCCTGTAGAATTTCGCATTTTTCGCCATATTCCTGGCACAGTAGTCGATCCAAAAAACTTTAATTCTCAAAATCTAGAGCGAACGCAACTTCACACAGATGCCAGCGGTAGTTACTTTATTTTACCTGCACATTCCTATGGTCTTGGAGTTGCCTTAGAAAAGCTAGAAGTTCCAGAAAATATTACTGTTATTTGCATAGGAAAAAGTACTTACGCACGTTGTGGAATTATCGCAAATTTAACTCCGGCTGAAGCAGCATGGCGGGGTCATTTGACTTTGGAATTTTCTAACTCCTCCAGTGCTGATTGCCGAATTTATGCTAATGAAGGTGTGGTGCAATTGCTATTTTTGGCAGGAGAACCATGCGCGATTAGTTATGATACTCGTCAGGGTAAATATCAGGATCAAGCAGAGGTGGTAACTCTCGCTAGAGTTTGA
- a CDS encoding nucleoside monophosphate kinase: MRLVILGGAGAGKGTQAQRLSSHLNVPAISTGDILRAGIAARTELGIKAQPFVEKGELVPDPTMIEFMRLRLLMFDVANGWVLDGYPRTAFQAEELDFLLDEMGQRLDWAIWLDVPESVLMSRSLDRSRTDDLPDIIQRRIELFQERTGLILDYYARRQKLLSINGHQPPQQVQEQILQQLNHLCK, from the coding sequence GTGAGACTGGTAATTTTAGGAGGTGCAGGTGCCGGTAAGGGAACTCAGGCACAACGACTCTCAAGTCATTTGAATGTCCCTGCGATCTCCACTGGTGATATACTGCGAGCAGGAATCGCCGCCCGGACAGAGTTGGGTATCAAGGCGCAACCTTTTGTGGAAAAGGGCGAGTTAGTACCCGACCCGACGATGATTGAGTTTATGCGTCTGCGGTTGCTGATGTTCGATGTCGCCAACGGTTGGGTACTTGATGGCTATCCCCGCACTGCTTTCCAAGCTGAGGAATTAGATTTTTTGTTGGATGAGATGGGACAGCGTTTGGATTGGGCAATTTGGCTGGATGTGCCAGAATCGGTGTTGATGAGTCGATCTCTGGACCGATCGCGCACCGACGATCTGCCCGACATTATTCAGCGTCGGATAGAATTATTCCAAGAGCGCACTGGCCTGATTCTCGATTATTACGCACGTCGTCAGAAACTTTTAAGCATTAATGGTCATCAACCGCCACAACAAGTGCAAGAGCAAATTTTGCAGCAATTAAATCATCTGTGTAAATAA
- a CDS encoding DUF29 domain-containing protein — protein MYLPKTNPETTIPTPSLYEKDFYAWTQEQASLLRNQQWSQIDLLNLIEEIESLGKQQRQELRNRLSLLIGHLLKWEYQSERRSRSWLATIRIQRLDVAELLEVNPSLKSYLEEALQKAYIKSVELAVKETELSRRTFPVECPYSLSQILEDSFYPGKASEWEKE, from the coding sequence ATGTACCTCCCGAAAACGAACCCAGAAACAACAATACCTACACCAAGCCTTTACGAAAAAGACTTCTACGCATGGACGCAGGAACAAGCCTCTTTACTCCGCAACCAACAATGGAGTCAAATTGACCTGCTAAACTTAATTGAGGAAATCGAATCTTTGGGAAAACAGCAACGCCAAGAACTGCGAAATCGTTTGAGCTTGCTAATCGGACATTTGCTAAAATGGGAATATCAATCCGAACGTCGCAGTCGGAGTTGGTTAGCAACAATTCGCATTCAACGTCTGGATGTTGCTGAATTACTAGAGGTTAATCCCAGTTTAAAGTCTTATTTGGAAGAAGCACTACAGAAAGCTTATATTAAAAGTGTTGAATTAGCTGTGAAGGAAACAGAATTATCTCGGCGTACTTTTCCAGTAGAATGTCCTTATAGTTTATCTCAAATTTTAGAAGATTCCTTCTATCCTGGGAAAGCTAGTGAGTGGGAAAAGGAATAG
- a CDS encoding CBS domain-containing protein yields MQLNGPPIYSLTLKNAINPHALTVAPHTSLVEVLHRMARVRSSCPVNGENGLPEVEENGESSQQERLKRASCVLVMEASQLVGIFTERDIVRLIAAGMDLKSVNVADVMSHPVVTLTQSDAQDIFSALSILRHHRIRHLPILSQQGQLIGMLTPGSIRASMQPANLLTRLWSVADVMTTQVIHAPSTASVLNLAQLMAEYRVSCVVITRMEEQRLNIENSLTLHSGVRTPYFLVPVGIVTEGDVVEFQALELNLSQLQAQDVMSTPLFCLGPDESLWVAHQEMQRRHVRRLVVAGNQGELLGIVSQTSLLQVLDPTEMYGVIEALQQAVDERTSELRQTNEQLQREITFRVKAEEELQKAHDDLKRQVEERTAELQAANALLKKDIVKRQQVEEALRKSEAQLREQANQLAFALHELQRTQAQLIQTEKMSSLGQLVAGVAHEINNPVSFIHGNLPYASQYVRDLLQLVYLYQQHYPQSIPAIQAQAEAIDLNFLLEDLPKLLASMQLGAERIRQIVLSLRNFSRLDQAEMKPVDLHEGIDSTLLILQNRLKVRAGHPGILVIKEYGDLPPVECYAGQMNQVFMNILSNAIDAVDESENLKRRQQIQQYVDEVEHRLGTIRIRTELLNAEWVAIRIADNGPGISETVLSKLFDPFYTTKPPGKGTGLGLSISYQIVVEKHGGQLKCFSTLGDGTEFAIEIPIRQKNK; encoded by the coding sequence ATGCAGCTCAACGGCCCGCCGATCTATTCCCTAACCCTTAAAAATGCCATCAATCCCCACGCCCTGACCGTCGCTCCTCATACTTCCCTAGTAGAAGTTCTGCACCGAATGGCGAGGGTGAGAAGCAGCTGCCCCGTCAACGGAGAAAATGGGCTGCCGGAAGTTGAGGAGAACGGCGAATCTTCCCAACAAGAGAGGCTGAAGCGAGCTAGCTGTGTTTTGGTGATGGAAGCATCGCAGTTAGTAGGGATATTTACCGAACGAGATATTGTTAGACTTATTGCTGCCGGGATGGACTTAAAAAGTGTAAATGTGGCGGATGTAATGAGCCATCCAGTAGTTACACTTACTCAATCTGATGCTCAAGATATCTTCAGCGCTCTATCCATATTACGTCACCATCGCATTCGCCACTTGCCGATTTTAAGCCAGCAGGGTCAGTTGATAGGGATGTTGACACCAGGAAGCATTCGCGCATCGATGCAACCCGCCAATCTTCTAACACGATTGTGGTCTGTTGCAGACGTGATGACAACTCAAGTGATTCATGCACCATCGACTGCATCAGTATTGAATTTAGCTCAGTTGATGGCAGAGTATCGGGTCAGCTGTGTGGTGATTACCAGGATGGAGGAACAACGGCTGAATATTGAAAATAGCTTAACTCTACACTCCGGGGTGAGAACACCGTACTTTTTGGTGCCCGTTGGGATTGTCACTGAAGGAGATGTGGTGGAGTTTCAGGCATTGGAGCTGAATTTGTCTCAGTTGCAAGCGCAAGATGTTATGAGTACGCCGTTGTTTTGTTTGGGGCCAGATGAATCGCTGTGGGTGGCCCATCAGGAGATGCAGCGGCGACACGTGCGCCGCTTAGTTGTTGCTGGGAATCAGGGGGAGTTACTGGGAATCGTTTCCCAGACTAGCCTGCTGCAAGTGCTGGACCCCACGGAAATGTATGGCGTGATTGAGGCTTTACAGCAGGCGGTAGACGAACGCACCAGTGAATTAAGGCAAACTAATGAGCAATTGCAGAGGGAAATAACTTTTCGGGTCAAGGCGGAGGAGGAACTGCAAAAAGCTCACGATGATTTAAAAAGGCAAGTTGAGGAACGAACTGCGGAACTCCAGGCAGCTAATGCGCTTCTGAAAAAGGATATAGTGAAGCGCCAGCAGGTTGAGGAGGCTTTGCGTAAATCGGAAGCGCAATTAAGAGAACAGGCGAATCAGCTGGCTTTTGCCTTACACGAACTGCAACGCACGCAAGCACAACTGATTCAAACTGAAAAAATGTCTAGTTTGGGACAGCTGGTTGCCGGTGTGGCTCACGAAATTAATAATCCGGTCAGCTTTATCCACGGTAATTTGCCTTACGCCAGTCAATACGTGCGAGATTTGTTGCAATTGGTGTACCTGTACCAGCAGCACTATCCTCAGTCTATTCCGGCTATTCAAGCGCAGGCTGAGGCAATAGATTTGAATTTCTTGCTCGAAGATTTGCCTAAGCTGCTGGCTTCGATGCAGCTGGGGGCAGAACGCATCCGTCAGATTGTCTTGTCTCTGCGAAATTTCTCGCGGCTGGATCAAGCTGAGATGAAGCCGGTGGATTTGCATGAGGGAATTGATAGCACTCTACTGATTTTGCAAAATCGACTTAAGGTAAGGGCTGGTCATCCGGGTATTTTGGTGATTAAGGAGTACGGCGACTTACCACCGGTGGAGTGTTATGCCGGACAGATGAACCAGGTGTTTATGAATATATTGAGTAATGCTATTGATGCTGTAGATGAAAGCGAAAACTTGAAGCGCAGGCAGCAAATTCAGCAATATGTGGATGAAGTTGAACACCGTCTCGGTACGATCCGAATTCGTACTGAATTGCTGAATGCGGAGTGGGTGGCAATTCGGATTGCAGACAACGGGCCAGGAATATCAGAGACAGTACTTAGTAAATTATTCGATCCTTTTTATACGACTAAACCTCCTGGCAAAGGTACTGGTTTGGGCTTGTCTATTAGCTATCAGATTGTGGTTGAAAAACACGGAGGACAATTAAAGTGTTTTTCAACACTAGGCGATGGAACTGAGTTTGCGATCGAAATTCCGATTCGTCAGAAAAATAAATAA
- a CDS encoding FHA domain-containing protein: MITLTLLHPSQSTPVQSWTFGGEPLIRIGRSKDNDVVLYSAVVSRNHVELWNNGTDWEIISFGANGTYVDNEPITQRQVVDGMIFRLGSSGPKIQVLLGKGDPNAIIKKTQEERSPSPSADTEASPRESETYLTTRRIID, from the coding sequence GTGATTACCCTAACTCTGCTACATCCAAGCCAGTCTACCCCGGTTCAAAGTTGGACTTTTGGCGGCGAACCTTTAATTCGGATTGGTCGATCGAAAGATAATGACGTAGTGCTTTACAGCGCTGTGGTTTCCCGTAACCATGTGGAGCTGTGGAACAATGGTACTGATTGGGAGATTATTAGTTTTGGAGCTAATGGAACCTATGTAGATAACGAACCGATCACTCAGCGTCAGGTCGTAGATGGTATGATCTTTCGTTTGGGGAGTTCTGGGCCAAAAATTCAAGTTTTGCTGGGAAAAGGAGACCCAAATGCGATAATTAAAAAGACCCAGGAGGAGCGATCGCCATCGCCATCAGCGGATACGGAGGCATCGCCCAGGGAATCAGAGACTTACCTAACAACCCGCAGAATTATAGATTGA
- a CDS encoding TIGR02117 family protein: MSPHSTKSAPRRKLSSLKKICRYFLFSSLSTFTILTIAYFTPTKWCNYSQNACHYTICVSNTGIHTNIVVPVKNDTFNWSDYISIKDIGSDAIANYNYLSFGWGDKAFYMSTPTLADLNIVTTFNALFLPTPSAMHVQKHQVLPHNIEIKCVRVSRKNYLNLMQFINDTFQQDAQGQKIRIPQSHSSYSSFYEAKGSYSIVKNCNNWTAEGLAKANVNTPLWSGLSSAIAFHLKNSCECSP; encoded by the coding sequence ATGTCCCCCCACAGCACTAAATCAGCGCCACGAAGAAAGCTCTCCAGCTTAAAAAAAATATGTCGCTATTTTCTATTTTCGTCTTTATCAACTTTCACTATCCTCACCATTGCTTACTTCACACCTACTAAATGGTGTAATTATTCCCAAAACGCTTGTCATTATACTATCTGCGTTTCTAACACAGGAATTCATACAAATATCGTTGTTCCAGTCAAAAATGATACATTTAATTGGAGCGATTATATCTCAATTAAAGATATTGGTAGCGATGCGATCGCCAATTATAATTACTTGAGCTTTGGCTGGGGAGATAAAGCCTTTTATATGTCAACACCTACTCTAGCCGATCTCAATATTGTTACTACTTTCAATGCTCTATTCCTGCCCACACCCTCCGCCATGCACGTACAAAAACATCAAGTACTTCCCCATAATATTGAAATTAAATGCGTTCGCGTCAGCCGTAAAAATTATTTAAATTTAATGCAATTTATTAACGATACTTTTCAACAAGATGCACAAGGTCAAAAAATCAGAATTCCTCAAAGTCACTCATCCTATAGTAGCTTTTACGAAGCGAAAGGAAGCTATTCTATAGTGAAAAATTGCAACAATTGGACAGCAGAAGGATTGGCAAAAGCAAATGTAAATACACCCTTGTGGTCGGGACTTTCCTCTGCGATCGCATTCCACCTAAAAAACAGTTGTGAATGTAGCCCGTAG
- a CDS encoding type II toxin-antitoxin system RelE family toxin has translation MKSATLPSFWTAYNSLDKEIKQRAKKAYRLWSENPFHPSLHFKCINYEEDIWSVRITRSYRAVGILDNDTVTWFWIGSHDDYEQFFS, from the coding sequence ATGAAGTCCGCAACTCTTCCTTCTTTTTGGACAGCTTACAATTCTCTCGATAAGGAGATTAAACAAAGAGCTAAAAAAGCTTATCGCTTGTGGTCAGAAAATCCCTTTCATCCATCCTTACATTTTAAATGTATTAACTATGAAGAAGATATCTGGTCTGTGAGAATAACACGGAGTTATCGCGCTGTTGGAATTTTGGATAATGATACAGTTACCTGGTTTTGGATTGGTAGCCACGATGATTACGAACAGTTTTTTTCGTAA
- a CDS encoding PRC-barrel domain-containing protein yields MNTEQSLIRHSELIDRLVLDRRTAEEFGRVNSLWLNPKTNQVEGFTCKSGILGSKKRSFTWGQIQSIGADSIMVDFNPEEFADPEKSDDIYSLVGHEVWTEAGNKAGKLVDYLIVPQTGDVVNYLFASSGWRGILNVVYLIALTDIRSIGSKRLIVKNEAVEEPQPYGGLQEKLGQVAEIFKEDYKKTQAEFQALKRGVQDLTAQVKEKAQDIAEQLKERAEELEKEAEEEQQNAALPPAAEIIQVKAELITEEGVKKSEDLS; encoded by the coding sequence ATGAATACAGAACAATCACTTATTCGCCATAGCGAATTGATCGATCGGCTGGTGCTGGATCGCCGCACAGCGGAAGAATTCGGACGTGTTAACAGCCTATGGCTGAATCCTAAAACTAACCAAGTTGAGGGTTTCACCTGTAAGTCAGGTATTTTGGGAAGTAAGAAACGATCGTTTACCTGGGGGCAAATTCAATCAATTGGTGCTGATAGCATAATGGTGGATTTCAACCCCGAAGAATTTGCAGACCCGGAAAAATCTGATGATATATATTCTCTAGTCGGTCATGAGGTATGGACGGAAGCTGGGAATAAGGCGGGTAAGTTAGTAGATTATTTAATAGTTCCGCAAACTGGTGATGTAGTCAATTATTTATTTGCATCTAGCGGTTGGCGTGGCATTTTAAATGTTGTCTACTTGATTGCGCTGACAGATATTCGCAGCATTGGTAGCAAACGGTTGATTGTGAAAAATGAGGCTGTCGAAGAACCGCAGCCATACGGCGGATTGCAGGAAAAACTGGGTCAAGTTGCAGAAATTTTTAAGGAAGATTATAAGAAAACTCAGGCAGAGTTCCAAGCTTTAAAACGGGGGGTACAAGACTTAACTGCACAAGTGAAAGAGAAGGCTCAAGATATTGCCGAGCAGCTAAAAGAGCGAGCGGAAGAGTTAGAAAAAGAAGCGGAAGAAGAGCAACAAAATGCTGCTTTACCTCCGGCGGCGGAAATAATTCAAGTAAAGGCGGAGTTGATAACGGAAGAAGGGGTGAAAAAGTCTGAGGATTTGAGTTGA
- a CDS encoding P-loop NTPase family protein — translation MVAQLETPTLHTDPRLFPVVEGLVQVFTSSHRTFFTSVMAQALRIAGQGTPVLVVQFLKGGINQGHERPVRLGEYLDWIRCDLPRCIDTPHLDDGEMRSLHQLWQYTQKVIFEGKYSLVVLDELSLAINFDLISESEVLAAIERRPSHVDIVLTGQEMPEAILELADQVTEIRRSHRP, via the coding sequence ATGGTAGCCCAGCTAGAAACCCCAACTCTTCATACTGACCCTCGCCTATTCCCCGTAGTGGAAGGATTGGTGCAAGTGTTCACCTCCTCTCACCGCACCTTTTTTACCAGCGTCATGGCGCAAGCGCTGAGAATTGCCGGACAGGGAACTCCCGTTTTGGTGGTGCAATTTCTCAAAGGGGGAATCAATCAAGGACACGAACGACCGGTGCGATTGGGAGAGTATTTAGATTGGATTCGCTGCGACTTGCCTCGCTGTATCGATACGCCACATCTGGACGATGGGGAGATGCGATCGCTCCATCAATTATGGCAATATACCCAAAAAGTTATCTTTGAAGGCAAGTATTCTCTGGTAGTTCTGGATGAATTGAGCCTAGCGATTAATTTTGACTTAATTTCAGAGTCGGAGGTACTCGCTGCGATCGAAAGACGCCCCAGTCACGTAGATATCGTTTTGACCGGCCAGGAAATGCCAGAAGCGATTTTGGAACTCGCAGATCAAGTTACCGAGATTCGCCGCAGCCACAGACCTTAA
- the bchB gene encoding ferredoxin:protochlorophyllide reductase (ATP-dependent) subunit B — translation MKLAYWMYAGPAHIGTLRIASSFKNVHAIMHAPLGDDYFNVMRSMLERERNFTPVTASIVDRHVLARGSQERVVDNITRKDKEEHPDLIVLTPTCTSSILQEDLQNFVDRAQLDAKGDVMLADVNHYRVNELQAADRTLHQIVQYYIEKARKQGNLAEGKTEKPSVNIIGITTLGFHNQHDCIELKRLMADLGIEVNQIIPEGASVNNLKNLPKAWFNLVPYREIGLMTAKYLQEEFGTPYVDITPMGVVETARCIRKIQQVINEQGADVDYEDFINEQTLHVSQAAWFSRSIDCQNLTGKKAVVFGDNTHAAALTKILAREMGIHVVWAGTYCKYDADWFREQVSEYCDEVIISDDNGAIGDAIARVEPSAIFGTQMERHVGKRLDIPCGVIASPIHIQNFPIGYKPFCGYEGTNQIVDLIYNSFTLGMEDHLLEIFGGHDTKEVITKGISADSDLGWTKEAQAELNKVPGFVRGKVKRNTEKFARERNIAQITVEVMYAAKEAVGA, via the coding sequence ATGAAATTGGCTTACTGGATGTATGCAGGCCCAGCCCACATTGGCACTCTTCGCATCGCCAGTTCTTTCAAAAATGTCCACGCGATTATGCACGCACCATTGGGCGATGATTATTTTAACGTGATGCGATCGATGTTAGAGCGGGAGAGGAATTTCACCCCAGTCACAGCCAGTATTGTAGATCGTCACGTTCTCGCACGCGGATCGCAAGAAAGGGTGGTGGATAATATCACGCGCAAGGATAAGGAAGAGCATCCCGATTTGATCGTGCTGACTCCGACCTGCACGTCAAGTATTCTACAAGAAGATTTACAAAACTTTGTCGATCGGGCTCAACTGGATGCCAAAGGCGATGTGATGTTGGCGGATGTAAATCACTATCGGGTGAACGAACTGCAAGCAGCCGATCGCACTTTACATCAAATCGTCCAATACTATATTGAAAAAGCACGCAAACAAGGCAACCTTGCAGAAGGAAAAACTGAAAAACCTTCAGTTAACATCATCGGTATTACTACCCTTGGTTTCCACAACCAACACGACTGCATCGAACTGAAACGGTTGATGGCTGACTTGGGAATTGAAGTTAACCAAATCATACCCGAAGGCGCTTCCGTTAACAACTTGAAGAACTTGCCGAAAGCGTGGTTTAACCTTGTTCCTTATCGGGAAATCGGGTTAATGACAGCTAAATATCTGCAAGAAGAATTCGGCACACCTTATGTTGATATCACGCCGATGGGTGTGGTAGAAACTGCGCGTTGCATTCGCAAAATTCAACAAGTAATTAACGAACAAGGCGCGGATGTCGATTACGAAGATTTCATCAACGAGCAAACATTGCACGTTTCCCAAGCCGCTTGGTTTTCCCGTTCCATTGACTGTCAAAACTTAACAGGTAAAAAAGCTGTTGTGTTTGGCGATAACACTCACGCCGCAGCTCTAACTAAAATTCTGGCACGCGAAATGGGAATTCACGTAGTTTGGGCGGGAACTTATTGCAAATACGACGCCGATTGGTTCCGCGAACAGGTCAGCGAGTATTGCGATGAAGTGATTATCAGCGATGATAATGGTGCAATTGGAGATGCGATCGCACGAGTGGAACCCTCTGCCATTTTCGGTACGCAAATGGAACGCCACGTCGGAAAAAGATTGGATATTCCCTGCGGCGTTATTGCCTCACCAATTCACATTCAAAACTTCCCGATCGGATACAAACCATTCTGCGGATACGAAGGTACAAACCAAATAGTCGATTTGATCTACAATTCCTTCACTTTGGGAATGGAAGATCACCTCTTGGAAATCTTCGGCGGACACGATACCAAAGAAGTAATTACCAAAGGAATTTCTGCCGATTCCGATCTCGGCTGGACAAAGGAAGCACAAGCAGAATTGAACAAAGTTCCCGGTTTTGTGCGCGGTAAAGTAAAACGGAATACCGAAAAATTTGCCCGCGAAAGGAACATCGCGCAAATTACCGTTGAAGTGATGTACGCCGCGAAAGAAGCAGTTGGTGCGTAG
- a CDS encoding Uma2 family endonuclease: protein MTATLQSTQQSYYTPEEYLALEETAEYKSEYHDGEIVPMTGGTTNHNRIARNMLIALSLQLRGRDYEVFIGDVRLWIPRFNRFTYPDMMVIAGQPEYYNNRKDTITNPQVIIEVLSKSTKGYDRGDKFRFYRTIPSFQEYILLDQNQMFMEQFSKQANKRWSYSVYDEEDTALVFSSFQVEVSLADIYDKVDFEAEEPEEEVEDLKEDVGE from the coding sequence ATGACAGCTACTCTACAATCAACACAACAAAGTTACTACACGCCAGAGGAATATTTAGCACTGGAAGAGACAGCAGAATACAAAAGTGAATATCACGATGGAGAGATAGTACCGATGACGGGTGGAACTACAAATCACAATCGGATTGCTAGAAATATGTTAATTGCCTTGAGTTTGCAACTGCGAGGACGAGATTATGAAGTTTTCATCGGCGATGTGCGTTTGTGGATACCTAGATTCAACCGCTTTACCTATCCTGATATGATGGTAATTGCAGGTCAACCTGAATATTACAATAATCGCAAAGATACAATTACGAATCCTCAAGTAATTATAGAAGTTTTATCGAAATCGACGAAAGGGTACGATCGAGGCGATAAATTTAGATTTTATAGAACTATTCCGAGTTTCCAAGAATATATTTTGCTCGACCAAAATCAGATGTTTATGGAACAGTTCTCTAAGCAAGCAAATAAGCGATGGTCTTATAGCGTTTACGACGAAGAAGATACAGCATTAGTTTTTAGTTCTTTCCAGGTGGAAGTATCTCTGGCAGATATTTATGATAAGGTTGATTTTGAGGCTGAGGAACCTGAAGAAGAGGTTGAAGATTTAAAAGAAGATGTAGGGGAATGA
- the rph gene encoding ribonuclease PH, whose translation MSWHRPDGRQSDQLRPIRFERNFTRFAPGSVLTHCGDTQVLCNVTVQEGVPRFLEGTGKGWLTAEYRMLPGATPQRQEREFLKLSGRTQEIQRLIGRSLRAAVDLHALGERTIIVDADAIQADAGTRTTAITGGFVALADAVEKLMQQGKLAVSPIRQQVAAISVGLLQGEPFLDLNYPEDVAAEVDFNIVMDENLGIIEIQGTAEDGTFSRSQLNQILDCAEKGIRDLLEIQRETLRGSSH comes from the coding sequence ATGTCCTGGCACCGTCCTGATGGAAGACAATCAGATCAACTGCGTCCCATTAGATTTGAGCGCAATTTTACTCGCTTTGCACCGGGGTCTGTTCTTACCCATTGCGGCGATACTCAAGTTCTTTGTAATGTGACTGTTCAAGAAGGTGTCCCCAGATTTTTAGAGGGCACTGGCAAGGGATGGCTGACGGCTGAATATCGAATGCTACCGGGCGCTACTCCCCAACGTCAAGAACGAGAATTTCTGAAGTTATCCGGACGCACTCAGGAAATTCAGCGACTGATCGGTCGCAGTTTAAGAGCGGCTGTCGATTTGCACGCGCTGGGGGAACGCACTATTATTGTGGATGCCGATGCGATCCAGGCAGATGCGGGGACGCGCACTACCGCCATTACTGGAGGATTTGTCGCGTTGGCTGATGCTGTGGAAAAGTTGATGCAGCAGGGTAAGCTGGCTGTATCTCCGATTCGTCAGCAAGTGGCCGCTATTTCCGTAGGACTGTTGCAAGGTGAGCCTTTTTTGGATTTAAACTATCCGGAAGATGTCGCCGCCGAGGTAGATTTTAACATTGTTATGGATGAAAATCTCGGCATCATCGAAATTCAAGGAACCGCAGAGGATGGTACTTTTAGCCGTTCCCAGCTAAACCAAATCTTAGATTGTGCTGAAAAAGGTATTCGCGATTTGCTGGAAATTCAGAGGGAAACTCTACGCGGTTCTTCTCACTAA